TGTAGACCTCCCGCTCTCTCCCCTCTCACAAGTGAATGCAGTGTCGGAGCTTGGGCTCAATTCTAGGGGGCTGGGAGGGCAACCGCCTACGTTGGCCCCTGAAAAGCTCCGCCACTTTGACTTGCCCTAACCCTTTCATATGTTTTGTGATAATTTTCTTTGATATATAGGCCAAATATTAAGGGATATAGTAGACAAATTTCATGGGCTGGGAGGGCAACCGCCCAGGTTGGCCCCTGAGAAGCTCCGCCACTTTGACTTGCCCTAACCCTTGCTCATGTTTAGTAGGTGTTTAAACACTCGTTGCCTAGCAGGTGACCATGCAAATGTTAATGAAGAACACTCCTACTATAGCCTTATACCTTTGAAAAAAATCTCCTAATTAATTTGCAGTACTTCACTTACATAGCCAAGGCCGACGTTATCAGGGGTTAGGAAGGGTTGGATCTTGTGCATGAACATCTTCAGACAAAAAATGCCATATttattctttatttttctttGAGCTGAATATGAGCACATAGGGACTGAGCCCTCGAAAACCCGACGCTTATGAAGTTCTACTAAAAACACCACTCTGAACTCATGTATCTTTGAAGAGAGATACTCTCAGCGTTTTAAATATGGTGCATATTTTTTAACTCGTTCTTTGTATAAAAATTAATAGATAGAGAAAATAAACATCGATAACAAAATCAAATGTTATAAGAAACAAAATGTTCGTTCTCAGAGTGATCTTTCCATCTACTTCAGATGTGTGCTTTCTTTGTTTCGTCTGCCCCCATTACATGCAAAGAAAATGAGTAACATGTCTGTCAACCATTCAAAGACTGAAAGAGGGTCACATTATCCTACCAAAAGCTGAATTTCTAAAATTAAAATATTTCTTAGCTTACAATATTTCTCCAGTTGATAATTCATTTTCACAGTTGGTTTTATCTCAACAAGGGCGGCAAGAAATGATTGACGTTAATCTGAAATAAACAGAATCCTGCTTTGTTATGTTCCTTTGTTTTTGAATCACTTTGCTATATGTTCCATTAAAAAAAACTGAGCTCTTCTTTATTGGAAAAAAGTTATCAAACTCCTTTTTTTGAGGAAAAATTGAACTCTTTTGTTactatatactccctccattcctaaatataagtcttttacagattttaatatgaactacatatatatattaaaatctctaaaaaaacttacatttagaaacggagggagtacaataacAAGGGCCACAAATTTGTCCAATATAGGTGCACGCATTCATGCAGCTTCATTATTATAATATTTTTCCAAGATTTTTTTTGGTAGTAAACGTATGTGATGCATACAAACCACAAGTAAAAATCTGGAAATGCACGCAATTTTCCAAGATGCATCTATAGACTTTGTTTTACAAAACAAGAGGGATAGCTGTATCACTGTCACGCACAGAACCACGAGTAACAATCTAGACATGCACGCTAATTTTCCCTGATTCTTTCTTGCAGTGGGTGTCAAGCTAGCAAAGCAAAATCAGGAGTAGCGCGACCGGCCACCTTTGACGGCACCGAGCCAGAGAAAACGACGGCGAACATTCCTCCGTGGCTCCGCCGCTTCAAAGATAAAACTCCTATCAGATTAACCTACAGCGGCACCAGTCTTCAAGCAGACGTACGTGCAACTAATCCATATAGCTAGACCGATACATTTATCTACTGTATATTCTCTTATAAAGTGAAGATCATGATCGGATTGATTACCCAGCCGTGGGCGTGACACATGCAGGCTGCTTGCCGCCGGCGGAAGTTCACAGAGCTCACCGCAACAAATCTCAAGATCCTCTGTGACGCGCTCGAGCTGCGTGTTCCGTGGCACGGGAACATAGTCCCCAGCATATCGACCATAGTACTCCGGTGCCGATCCGGCGTGACGAGGACTAAGCCGTCTGGCACGTCGTCCTCGACCTGGCTGCTCTTCCTAGGAAGGGATGGTGGCGGCAAGATGGCGGTTGCTCGGGAGCTCGCGAGGCTCGTGTTTGGCTCCTACGCCGAGTTCACCGCCCTGCAGGTGCAGGGTAACGCCGACATTCCCGCACACGGCAGCAAGCTTGTCCTCAAGAGGCCGAGATCAACGGACACAGACAACGACGGCGACCTCATGGCGAGGCTGTTCGAAGCGGTCAGGGAGAACCCTCACCGCGTTATATTAATCGACGGCGTCGACCGACTGGATTGCGACTCGGAGATGCAAATCAAGAACGCCGTCACGGGTGGAGGAATGGTAAGGGGATGCAATGGCGACGTGGTCGGCCTGGAGGATGCCATCATAGTGTTGAGCGCCTCTGACGTCTTGGACTCGAGATATCTGGCTTCATCTTCCTCTCCACGGGTGAAGCGACGCTTTAGCAGACAGAACCGTGAGGAAGGTGGCGCCATGGAGATGGAAGTGAGATCTCGTCATCGTCAAGGCTTGGATTTGAACGTTTGTACGGTGGATGAGGAAGACAGTTTGGCTGATGATGACGGGATCCTAAATGTCGTGGATGGTGTTTTCCTTTTCAATTAGCAGGGATTATTTTTCTCGTACCATCATCCTAGGCATTTCGAACGGTTTTGAATTGTTAGATTTTGCCTTCAGAATTTATTGTTTCAAATTAAGGAGATTTTTTTTCGCTCCCCATTTTATTTCAGAAAACCATAACACAACAATGTTTAACAGTCACCACATTTGTCTTGAGTTAGTGAAGATGTTAAGCAGTGACGAAAGAACTCGGTCATCTTTAGCTTCCTAAATTAATGAGACTAGAATGTGACGCGCGTTTTGCGGCGCCGTTTTTCAGTCATGAATTAAATCTCCGATGTTTCTTTTGTGGGCGATCTATTATGGTTGGTTGGCTTGTTTATGTGTAACTGTCAGTTAATTACCTGACAAAGCAGCGCCGACCATGTATAAACATTGGAATATAATGTGGAGAGAAATCAATAACCAATTGCTGAGTGTGAGTTACGTCTCAATATATAACTGAGCTCAACTTCCTGCCCATCGCTTAGTACATGTAAAATTGTTAGCTGAGCCTTCAAATTTCGTACAGTCGCCAGTGGACCGTTGGCTATATAGGTAGCATGTCCTTCCTTTAAGGTTTTATATGTCGTGAACCTTTTGATTTTAGTGTCTTCTGTTGGGGGCAGGTGTCTAAAAGGGCACGCCACATTCGAACCTATCATCGTTCTTCACCGCACCGTTATCATCTTTGCCTCTCACTAATACTCCCTCAATTTCATAATGTAGTGCACCCACGCTTTTCGAAATTTAAGTTTGACTAtgttatgaccggcatattaggggcttagccaGTTAGTTATGGTCCAGTCTATCTTATCGTtgttaggggcttagcccaattatcttagAATTATATAAACTCATGTAAGGACCCGTTTTGAAATTAAGCAAGAAGCAATCATATTTGCTCGGCTCCTttagggagccgggagacctaaccctagccgcctccttTCCAGCGCCATCTCCCTCTCAGTCGCCGCCTCCTCGCGCGCGACGGCgcccagccaccaccggccgcgTGTTCGTCCACGACCAGCTCCCTCCTTCCCCTACAACCTCTGGCCTAGACCCGGTAGAACCCGTTTCTACCAGTTTGGTATCAGCTAGCCTCGGTTCGATCATGTCTTCACCGCCACCCAACCCGTCTCTTCCGTTGCCGGTCACCTCGTCGCCTCCGGCGACCACCACGACCGTCGCCCCGCTCCTGCCCGCGCCGGGATTCTCCGTCGCGCCCGCCCCCGCCGTCCTCACCCCGGAGGAGGTGTCCGGGGCGCTGTGGGACCTAACCCAGGCGGTCCAAGAGATCCACTTGTTCTTGGCCGGGTCCTACGGGCCGCACCTGGCTGCGCCGCccatcgccgccaccgcgccgccgtGGCTGCTGTGGCAGCCGCCGCATCTGGCGGCCTTCGCCGCGCTCGCCAGACCGCTGCAGCTGccatccaccgccaccaccgccccgCCCTGGCTGCCGTGGCAGCCGCCGCACCCGGCGCGACACCGCAGCAGCCGATGCAGCTGCAGCAGCCACCGGCGGTCAGCTCCGGCCCCGCATCAACCGCACCGGCGGGAGTCCCGGTCCACCAGGTCCGGTTCCCGCCCTCGCCATCCCCGCTACCGGCCTGGTTGACTGAGTCGTCGTCTCAGCCGGTCTACACGATGGCCTCGGGACCGCCACACATGCCGTCACAGCAGGCGCAGTACGGCGGGTCCTCCAGCTCCGTGGGCCCCTACGTTGGCCTCGACGCGCCGCCGTTCCACGGGGGGCCCTGTGATCGTCGACCCGGCGCCGCTGCTCCGCACCGCCGAGCCGTACCCCCACGGCGGTCATACCTAGACGACGCTGCGCTTCGCCAAGCTCGCCTTCGCCACCTACGACGGCAACGAGGACCCCCTCAACTCGCTTAATCAGTGTGACCAGTTCTTCCGGGGGCAACGCAGGCTCGCGTCGGACCGCACCTGGCTCGCTTCATATCACCTCCGAGGCGCCGCACAGACTTGGTATTACGCTCTCGAGCAGGACGAGGGCGGCATGCCCCCATGGAAGCGTTTTCGCGAGCTCTGCCTCCTTCGCTTCGGGCCGCCGATACGCGGGAGCCGGCTGGCGGAGTTGGGCCGTCTCCCCTTCACCTCTACGGTGCAGGACTTCACCGACCGCTTTCAGGCCCTGGCGTGCCATGCGCCCGGCATGACGGCTCGCCAGCGGGCCGAGCTCTTCGTCGGCGGTCTGCCAGATCATATCCACGTGGATGTGGAGCTGCGGGGACCCCAGGACCTCCAGACGGCCATGTACTACGCCCGAGCGTTTGAGGGTCGCGCGCTAGCCATCCAGCAGGCGTCATCGTCCCGGGCCGCTAGGCCGCCACCCTGGCCGGACGTTCTCGCGCAGGGTCGGCTTGCTCAGGCTTCCGCGGCACCCTCGCCGTGACCGCGGCACGCCCGTTCCGCCGGCTCACCCCGGCCGAGCAACTCGAGCGTCGCCgccaagggttgtgcttcaactgGGACGAGCCCTACGTGCCCGGCCACGTTTGCCCGCGACTCTTCTACCTGGAGGCTGCAGACTACATTGAGGAGGACGCCGCCACGGCCGCCGGGCTCGGTGACCTGCCCGCCCCAGCTGTCGCGGAGGTGTTTGGCGACGGTTGATCACTTCGAGGAGTTCCGCAAGCTCTTTCTCGCGTTccagctcgaggacgagctgtttgtgcAGGCGGGGAGAAATGTTATGATCGgcatattaggggcttagcccagttAGTTGTGGCCTAGTctatcttatcgttattaggggcttagcccaattatcttagGATTATATAAACTCGTGTAAGGACCCGTTTTGGAATTAAGCAAGAAGCAATCATATTTGCTCGGCTTCCTTtgggagccgggagacctaaccctagccgcctccttCCCTGCGCCATCTCCCTCtcagccgccgcctcctcgcgcgCGACGGCGCCCAGGCGCCGGCGGCCGCGTGTTCGTCCACGACCAGCTCCCGCCTTCCCCTACAACCTCCGGCCTAGACCCGGTAGAACCCTAGTTTCTACCAGACTATAAATTTAACCAATATCGGCGACTACGGCGTGAGCAAAAATTATACCTTTGATTCAGTGGTATAAAGCGCAGGCGTATCACATTATGGAATGAAGGGAGTACCAAAATTATGATAGGTCAGTAATTGAACCCGTTGATGTTGGACGTCGATAACTGTCACACGTGTGGCAGGAAAGGAGACGCACCACACGACTCTAATGCAAATAGATTGCCACGTcatcgcatgcatgcatgtgagaatctttttggattttcagtttttaaaatgttttatctcttaaatgaaaaatccgattgaagatccgtttttaccattaaatccctcgcgacgagatcttcaaaactagatctcatatcgtTATATTTCGGCGAAATTTTTTTTTAGTTAAAAGTTGCCATGTTtattgcacatgaattgccatgatatttacactgaagttgccatgatatgtttcaaCTATTTTCTTTTACATTTAAAACTAAATTTTAACATATTATAAAACAGAGAATcaagaaactagacttgccatgcatcataaactaaaattgccatgatacatgcacttaaaattgccatggttcaataaaaaaatattttcatggtcaaaatactggaattgccatcatcaaaaaacaaaagttgccatgatctacaaactaaaattgccacatggcaactttagtttaagcactatggcAACTATAGTGAAAACATCATGGCAACTTCTGGGCAaaaaaaaaaattcatcaaaacatatcaacatggggtctagttttgaagatctcgttgagacggatttaatggtgaaaacggatttttaGTTTGCTTTTTTATTTAgaagataaaatatttttaagccgaaaaccaaaaagatttctgCTGATGTTACATATTCATACGTGGCGAAATGAGTGGTGATGGAGGCGTGTGGGCGACCTGCAAacacccacacgtgtgggcgttggTTTTTCCGTTAATGTTTTCTGGACAAAGAAGATCCATACCTCTCACAAATTGAATCAGATAAAAGCATTAACGTGCTGAAAAGGTCACCATCCATATAGCATTCTTATCGAGGCAGCTATGCACAGCCGGTGTAAATACCAACACCGGTGCACTAAAATTCACATTACAAAAGACCGTCAACAAATCAAAAGTCTTAAATGTGTCTATCTGGATTCACGAACAAACCACAAATAATTTTAGCAAAGAACTAACAGTATTTTAGATCTTCAAAAATTATTGAACTCGAGATTTGTCGTTCGATACAAAACAAATTTTCTGAAGAACAAACAAATTGAACCACCATTGCAGAATTATTAGAACTACAAACCCAATCCAATCTATAGCTACAATATAAACACTTAAACTGAGACCACACCCAACAATCCAATATACAACAGCCAAACCGAACAATGACATAACCTTGGGTCGAACCCACTTTCTCAAACCGAACCAAGCCATTGAGTCGAAGTAGAAATCAACATATAAGCAAGCATCTCCAGACCAAACAATTTCATACCCTTGGGTCGAACCCACTTTCTCGAACAGAACCAAGCCCTCGATACGAAGTAGAAATCAACATATAAGCAATCATCTGGCTGACCAACTCTGGAACTGAATTAGTTTGGGCGTGCGTGTTGCAACATTGTCTGTGTTGTGTGGGCTGGGAGTTGATTACCACCACCTTGAGCAAAAAACGATGGGGCACCATCTCCTTAAAGATCGCCTCAACTTTACGCACCAAGTGACCGGCAAGCATGTCTGAGTGCCCCAGATTGGGACCTCCTCAGCGACCTCACATGGCGCAAAGACCTATACCAACATCATAAACATGGAGCTATTGGATGCAGTCTCTGTCATCCTCCACAGTCAAGCTCGCCGCCGCCCTCATCTCCATCCTGCAAATGTGATTTCAATTTAGTTCAGACTGCTTGACCAGGATGGCGAGGCAACAGGCACGATGCCACCATCCAGATACGGACCGTCGCATCACCAGTACCTAATGCTGGTTGGGGGCTTCCACAACATCCGGATGAGCGAATGGCGAGGGCGCTCATGGattcgaagaagaagaagaagaagtgagAGTTGAATGACCACGTTGAACCAGCGTCGTAGCTCAGCTAGCACTCCATCGACATGCCATGTGCCCCACCTTGAAATGAATCCTTCCCCTGTCCACAGTAGCAGTTGCTGCCAACAGCCGCCGCTCCTCTCGGCTGGCGACCCCTTCGTGCCGCATCTCACCTCACGGTCGTGTCTTTGGCCGACTCCTGCACAGCCAAGTACCACCGGCACCGCTCCCGAGTATTGAAGACCGTCGCCACCATGCCATCAATAATCAAGCCGTCTTCTCGCTGCCTGATCCTGGCGGCCAACAGGCGCTGCTTTCAGCTGAATGGGAAGTAGGAAAGAACGACTACATGGCAATATCAGGCATTGCAGCATCCATGGCCAATGCCACTTTCACTCAACATACTCGGAGTCTGGATTCGAGACACCGTGGTTGCGCCACAGTCTCTGGAGAAGCAGCGCTTCACTGCTGTTGGGAACAAACCATGAAACTGAATGTTAACACGAGTGTTGGATATTGGATCTCAGCAATCTTTGGTCCAAATTTTCTTAGTCTATTTACTTAAAAGTATATATGGGAGACAGGCAACACACATTCAACAGATTACTCTTTTTGAGTAGttcagggtttagggtttagggtttagggaaTTGAAACTTCATTTATTTTGACAGGAAGAAGTTAGAACCCTGGTAAATAGATTTTATGAAATTTCATTTATTTTGACAGGAAGAAGTTAGAACCATGGTAAACAGGTTTTATGGACAATACCCACTTAAATTGAGCCAAAAAATATATATACTCGCTAGTTTGCCTCACCTATAATTAAGAAAAGAAATATGCAGTAGTCAACTACTAAACATGAGCTCATTACTAAGACATCTGGATACATGTTGGACCAAGTGGTTTCATTCATTGCTCAACACCCTCAATTTTAAGTAGATACACCTCACTGATTCATCAAGTAATACTAAGCCAAATGAGAAAAAGATTCCACGGATGAGATATTTTATGATCACAGATATTTTTTACCACAACCATAACATTAAAGTTGTCTAACATGTAATCAAGACTTCAAGATATAGCTCCCTTTGCACCAAGAGTTCAACAAAACAGTTTGCAGGCAGGAAAAGTTAAAGCTCTAGAAAAAATCCTTTATGAAGTTCCCATGACTAAAAAGATTCCTCAATGAAGTTCCATTAGCACCAAGTTATAACTTTTCACTGGCTAATTAAGGCATGAATGATACCCACGACTACAAAAATTACGACCTCTCAAAGAAACTTTATATGTCCATTGGCCTAGAGCAAGGAAGAACCTCTATGAAGTTGGTGGAAAAGGTAACGTAAGTTGGTGGAACCATAGATCACATACCTGAATCTAATACTTGGTGCATTCCATAATAAGCATCTGAACCCATTCACTGTCAAGCCAGAGATCACATATCTGAATCTAATACTTGGTGCATTCCATAATAAGCATCTGAACCCATTCACTGTCAAGAAACAATAAATCATGAAGCACAGTAGGTAATTGAAAGTACACATTTAGGTAGAAGAACAGTTTGCATACTATACTTTGTTGTGGCTAGAGGTCACAAACCTAGTACCGATCTGATACATGCTGCAAGGAAATAGCATGTATCCTCCTCTATGCTACTGGGAATCCCTTCCCTGTAGGAAAACAACAAATTATCTAAAAACACATAAGGTAATCAAAAGCACCATCAGGTTAGCTGAGAGGAAATAATAGCTACCAATATCAAAGAAAGATAGACAATACTCTCTTCTAACTAAGAAGCATTTTGCTTACTGTATTCGGGTTATCACTGTTGCTTAGTGTTTCGAGGGCATATCAATAAAAAAAGCAATCTACTTATTATAAAAACATAGCTCTTATATCACAAGAGTGGCAAACTGAACAACCAGTCACAAAACACAGGCAACAATCCTTTTCAATTAGTATTTTCATTGGCTAAACAAATGTGACAGTATACATCATATCATTTGCTTTAATTTCTGGAGACTGGAGGGAAGTGTTTCCCCTGAGTTCAAAATTCATTATACATCAGCATATGGAACAGATGTGCTCTATTCATCTTTGAACAGTCTCACTCTTCCCAAGTAGCAAACACCTAATGGATATATACAACTACATATTTAACACTAAAAAATAATTCATAACTTTTTAGTTAACTGGAATATAAATCTGCAACATAACAAAAATAAAAGGTTTCCAATCTATAAATGCACATGGAAGAATCAATCAACAGTGCAAGAACATGGGGGTGAGGGGTTAGGTTACCGGCGGCAGCTTAGCGTCGTTGCTGCATGACGAAGGCGACGACGACTGCTGGAGTTCACCACGAGTCAGATTCGTGGCACAAAAGGCGCACCCATTGTGAATTAGTCACGCATCCATGGCAGTAGGGCTGTACGGGAGGATATGGGAGGATCTACTGGATGCAGATGTATCCCACCATGGCACCAGACACCGCCGCATGTATCACTCCAGTTCCAGTCGCTAGTATGCACGGGGAGGAGAAGAGGCCGATGGGAGTTGGAGAAGCATAGTCAGCGACCAACTGGGAAAATGTCGAGGTGGCTGGTGAAACAACGGGGGTTATGGCCGAGGGGATGCGTGCTGGCGGCCGCAGCCAGAGGAGTGGGGCAGGGAGAAACCTAGGCGAGCGTCGGGGTGTTGACGCCGCGTCGCAGCGAAGACACACACGGACACGGGTCGACCGAAACGAACCGACTACAGAGGCCCATCTGGCAACTTCAACATTTTTTTTTGACATCATGCTTTATCGGTTTTATTTACAAGGACGTCGGTTGTGAGCGATTTCATCCAAAAAACGCTCGAGCTCTCCCAGGGCTCTATTTCCTGGGAGCTTAGAAACTGTACTGATTGTGCATCTCAAGTCCGGGAAGAGAATTTGTATCACTCTTGTTAGTAGAAGAGAGAACGCCAAACAGCTTATTGGCTACATCAATGGGAAAAGGTGAGAATTGCCATGCTCTACAAATAGAAGTTTTCATCCCCGAATTTGTCCGCTCAGATTGTCATCCTGACCGAATAATTTAGTGTCGTCACTCGTCAGCTCTTAGTTCGCTCATAGGGTACGTGGGAGCGAACGCTTTAGGATTTGTGCGTGGATCCGACATGCCTGAGGGCGTTCGGTAGGATTCCTTAAAAAaatctaagagcatctccaacagacgcCCAAAAAGAACTCCACGCACTAAAAATACGTTTTTTTGGCGCCGAACAGCTACAACAGATGCTGTAAAATATTGCGCGCGCTAAAAAATTTTGGGCACGCGTTGAAAAACGCTATCGCGCGAACCATATTTTGGGCTCCGGATTGCGCGCGCTTCACAATTTACACTGCGTGCTATTTTGGACGCGCATTTTTGGGCGTCTGCTAAATCAATGTTGGTCCCGGCGCATTAAAAGCGTTACAGTGGCGCGCTATAATTTTTGTTGGACGCGAAATTTTTATGCGGTTGTTGAAGATGCTCTAACGCCAGTTCTTAGCATGCATGCAATTTATTTACTCCTTATCTCGGCTCACAGGACAAGATTGCAACCCTACTCTCTTACCTGGTTTTATAACAAACAATTGATTATGCTGTCTATTACTTAATTAATGGAAATTGTAATACACTCTAACCTAAAATGAAAGGCATCTTACCTGGTTTCATAAATTTCTAAAGCattgctgataacccacaagtatagggatcgtttgtagcctttttcgataaataagagtgtcgaactcaacgaggagctaaaggtaaaataaatattccctcaagttctatcaagcACCGATACAACACTAcacacacttgacgtttgctttacctaaaacgagtatgaaactattttgcaagaataaaactatgagtaaattgcaaggtaataaaagtgaataaaactatgagtaatgcaggtgggccccactccggaaccttctagaaccttcccgataCAATACTGAAAAAACTCAAACTTTTTCCAGAACCCCGataacaactttccatatatgaATCTTTAAATCCGGACTATTCCAAAGCTCCTCGAATGTCCCGGatcccatccgggactccgaacaaccttcggactttccactattaatatctcaatactaccctagcgctaccgaacgttaagcgtgcgaccctacgggttcgagaatcatgtagatgaccccatgcaggtgggccccactccggaaccttctagaaccttcccgataCAATACTGAAAAAACTCAAACTTTTTCCAGAACCCCGataacaactttccatatatgaatctttacaTCCGGACTATTCCGAAGCTCCTCGAATGTCCCGGatcccatccgggactccgaacaaccttcggactttccactattaatatctcaatactaccctagcgctaccgaacgttaagcgtgcgatcctatgggttcgagaatcatgtagatgaccgagactcctctccggtcaataaccaatagcgggacctggatgcccatatgtattcttacatattccacgaagatctttatcggttgaaccacgatgtcaaggattcagttaatcccatatacaattccttttgtccggcgatatgttactctcccgagatttgatcatcggtatctccatacctagttcaatctcgttaccggcaagtctctttactcgttccgtaatacaagataCCATGAccaaactcattagtcacatgcttgcgagcttcttgtgatgttgtattaccgagagggccccgagatacctctccgtcatatggagtgacaaaatcccagtcttgatccatgccaactcaacagacaccctcgGATATACtagtagagcatctttataatcacccagttatgttgcgACATTTGAtacacacaaggtactcctccggtgttagtgagttgcatgatctcatggtcattggaacagatacttgacatgtagaaaacgatagcaataaacttgataCGATCATGTACTATGTTTATAGTTTGGttcttgttcatcacatcattctcctaatgatgtgatcccgttatcaaatgacaactcatgtctatgactaggaaaccatagccatctttgatcaacgagctagcccggtagaggctcactagggacatgttgttgtctatgcatccacacatgtatttgagtttctaATCAATAAaattatagcatggataataaacgattatcatgaacaagcaaatataataataaccactttattattgcctctagggcatatttccaacaaactCGCCGGTACAAAAAATCAGGATTGCTATATTTCTTCCGCAATGACCATAGATAGCGCTCACTTACAGAGTCCCGCGTATGGTTGGCCCAGTAAGTCGGGTAACCCGAGGTTTTCCTCCCTACTTCAAGTGGCGTGCGGTTTTTCCGTACTAGTTTTCTGATTTCTATTTGTTGTTTCTTCATGCGGTGGTGACAGTCTTGTGTCTGGTTTCTTCTGTCTTTTTCTTTTCATATATATactttttattatttttgttcCTTTTTCATTCAGTCTTTGTTTCATATTTTGTTCACTCTTTACTTCTTTTCCTTTTAGGGTATATTagaactttcacatatttttctttct
This genomic window from Aegilops tauschii subsp. strangulata cultivar AL8/78 chromosome 4, Aet v6.0, whole genome shotgun sequence contains:
- the LOC120963589 gene encoding uncharacterized protein, coding for MRVTDGHSLGEDAAAVVGQAVSLAARRGHAQVTPLHIASAMLSSPAPASILRAACIRSQSHPLQHNLLDLCLDLALGRLAVTVAHHGGDPVPSNAFVAVLKRAQARPYRRTGGAGGKVELEKLVVSVLDDPSVDRVMRAVGFSSSHVRDSVVASLEESTGAGCDVVARSPNPVADGIIAGGGQPCLQTVPVGSGCQASKAKSGVARPATFDGTEPEKTTANIPPWLRRFKDKTPIRLTYSGTSLQADAACRRRKFTELTATNLKILCDALELRVPWHGNIVPSISTIVLRCRSGVTRTKPSGTSSSTWLLFLGRDGGGKMAVARELARLVFGSYAEFTALQVQGNADIPAHGSKLVLKRPRSTDTDNDGDLMARLFEAVRENPHRVILIDGVDRLDCDSEMQIKNAVTGGGMVRGCNGDVVGLEDAIIVLSASDVLDSRYLASSSSPRVKRRFSRQNREEGGAMEMEVRSRHRQGLDLNVCTVDEEDSLADDDGILNVVDGVFLFN